In Bacillus sp. SM2101, the following are encoded in one genomic region:
- a CDS encoding iron ABC transporter permease — MNKYYPLRVGKQKISLILDRHAIKITALFLMLLLLLFLISSGMGEQFLQPLRVVAILLGQGDAYEQLVVQSFRMPRILIAILVGMSLAVAGAILQAIVRNPLASPDIIGISGGASVAVVFFLVIFSDANNALTVSIKWLPLSAFAGATIVTFLLYILAWKNGLSTIRLVLIGISLWAFTKALTTLLMIIGPIYQASQANVWITGSVYGSNWENVWILTPITTSLLFIVMIMIRQINIQELGEEIAVGVGTHIQRQRILLLLLSAALIGTAVAFAGGIGFVGLMAPHIARRLVGSSFGALLPLSALIGAILVLLADTIGRTVFLPIEIPAGVFTAIIGAPYFIYLLYKQRNGM, encoded by the coding sequence ATGAATAAATATTATCCTTTACGGGTTGGAAAGCAGAAAATATCACTGATACTTGATAGACATGCCATTAAGATAACTGCATTATTTCTCATGTTATTATTACTCTTATTCTTAATTAGTAGCGGAATGGGAGAACAGTTTTTACAACCTTTGCGTGTAGTGGCTATCTTATTAGGTCAAGGGGATGCTTATGAACAATTAGTCGTTCAGTCATTTCGTATGCCACGAATTTTGATCGCTATCCTTGTCGGTATGAGCCTTGCTGTAGCTGGGGCTATTTTACAAGCTATTGTCCGAAATCCACTCGCTTCACCAGACATTATTGGTATTTCAGGTGGCGCATCAGTTGCCGTTGTTTTCTTTTTAGTTATATTTAGCGACGCAAATAATGCTTTAACAGTTAGTATCAAGTGGCTTCCGTTAAGTGCATTTGCAGGTGCAACTATTGTGACCTTTTTGTTATACATACTAGCATGGAAAAACGGTCTTTCTACTATACGTCTCGTATTAATCGGTATTAGTTTGTGGGCGTTTACAAAGGCTTTGACAACCTTACTCATGATCATTGGTCCAATTTATCAAGCTAGCCAAGCCAATGTATGGATAACAGGATCTGTATATGGTTCTAATTGGGAAAACGTATGGATACTGACCCCAATTACAACTTCACTGTTGTTCATAGTCATGATTATGATAAGACAGATTAATATTCAAGAACTAGGTGAAGAAATTGCGGTTGGTGTGGGTACTCACATACAAAGGCAACGCATATTATTATTATTATTAAGTGCTGCGTTAATCGGAACTGCAGTGGCATTCGCTGGAGGTATCGGATTTGTAGGGCTAATGGCTCCTCACATCGCAAGAAGACTTGTTGGATCTTCATTTGGTGCATTACTTCCTTTATCAGCATTAATTGGTGCTATTCTTGTCCTATTAGCAGATACAATTGGGCGAACTGTCTTTCTTCCTATTGAAATACCAGCGGGTGTTTTTACAGCAATTATTGGAGCACCATACTTTATTTATCTATTATATAAACAGCGAAACGGTATGTAA
- a CDS encoding ABC transporter ATP-binding protein, with translation MGKVKALETKSLTVSYSDSIIIDELDVTIPKGEITVFIGSNGCGKSTLLRSLARLLKPRAGTIFIEQDAIAKLPTKEIAKRLAILPQGPIAPEGLTVLQLVKQGRYPYQSWYRQWSEEDEKLVSQALKATGMEELSDRFVDSLSGGQRQRAWIAMTLAQDTDIILLDEPTTYLDMTHQIEILDLLFELNDIEDRTIIMVLHDLNLACRYAHNVIAIKDKKVFAHGKPEQVINSKLVKEVFQMNCDVTADPLFGTPMCIPHGRGRRILNEVKKHHELVYS, from the coding sequence GTGGGCAAAGTGAAAGCATTAGAAACAAAATCATTGACGGTGTCATATAGTGATTCGATTATTATAGATGAATTAGATGTAACTATCCCAAAAGGAGAAATTACAGTATTTATTGGAAGTAATGGATGCGGGAAATCTACCCTTCTTCGTTCATTAGCTCGGCTTCTGAAGCCCCGAGCGGGAACAATCTTCATTGAACAAGATGCTATTGCTAAATTACCGACTAAAGAAATTGCTAAAAGATTAGCTATTTTACCACAAGGGCCAATAGCTCCTGAAGGACTTACAGTCTTACAACTAGTGAAACAAGGAAGATACCCTTATCAATCTTGGTATCGCCAATGGTCCGAAGAAGATGAAAAACTTGTCTCCCAAGCACTTAAAGCAACAGGTATGGAAGAACTATCTGATCGTTTTGTAGACTCATTGTCGGGCGGACAAAGACAACGGGCTTGGATTGCCATGACGTTAGCTCAAGACACAGATATAATTTTATTAGATGAACCGACGACTTATTTAGACATGACTCATCAAATAGAAATATTAGATCTATTATTTGAACTTAACGATATAGAAGATAGAACGATTATTATGGTTCTCCACGATTTAAATTTAGCTTGCAGGTATGCTCATAACGTGATCGCTATCAAAGATAAAAAAGTGTTTGCTCACGGGAAACCGGAACAAGTAATTAACTCTAAGCTAGTTAAGGAAGTCTTTCAAATGAATTGTGATGTAACAGCTGATCCCCTTTTTGGAACACCAATGTGCATTCCACACGGGAGAGGCAGGCGTATTTTAAATGAGGTGAAAAAGCATCATGAGCTCGTTTACAGCTGA
- a CDS encoding IucA/IucC family C-terminal-domain containing protein yields MSSFTAEELKILQEEYRLSITTKPSLLSVYTEDLLDEQMLHNYLVYIKEKTKSANIMVTSSLFVKRYSFAVLIALYAMSALSKKVDFSIKNVAIESEEERDTLWQPFFKLNNVSIEDASDRNRIKWRNDILTQIFANHIDVLFSLINKKCKLSMAIMWENLYIYIKWMYEKLLSDSQYNHLHETITDDYIYLLQEGASSLFGSHDHNPFSKFAKSKHNNQSTYKRTSCCFSYLVGDQRNFCKICPIVHDRKKA; encoded by the coding sequence ATGAGCTCGTTTACAGCTGAAGAATTAAAGATCTTACAAGAGGAATACCGATTATCAATAACAACTAAACCTTCATTGTTGTCAGTTTACACAGAAGACTTACTTGATGAACAAATGTTACACAATTATTTAGTTTATATTAAAGAGAAAACTAAGTCTGCTAACATTATGGTAACTAGCTCTCTTTTTGTGAAAAGATACAGCTTTGCGGTTTTAATTGCATTATATGCGATGAGTGCACTAAGTAAAAAGGTGGACTTTTCGATTAAAAATGTTGCTATTGAATCGGAGGAAGAACGTGATACACTTTGGCAGCCATTTTTCAAGTTGAATAACGTATCAATAGAAGACGCCTCTGATCGTAATCGGATCAAGTGGAGAAATGATATTTTAACACAAATTTTTGCAAATCACATAGACGTTTTATTTTCATTAATAAATAAAAAATGCAAACTATCAATGGCCATAATGTGGGAAAATCTATATATATACATAAAATGGATGTACGAAAAACTGTTATCTGATAGTCAATATAATCACTTACACGAAACGATAACTGATGATTACATTTATTTGTTGCAAGAAGGGGCAAGCTCTTTGTTTGGTTCACATGATCATAACCCATTTTCGAAATTCGCAAAATCAAAACATAACAATCAATCAACTTATAAGCGGACAAGCTGTTGTTTTTCATACTTAGTTGGGGATCAAAGAAATTTTTGCAAAATATGTCCAATTGTTCATGACAGAAAGAAAGCTTAA
- a CDS encoding VOC family protein — protein MKTVKRIDSVFVPVTNIERSERWYMETFPFKVVYRSSDGQYVGFRFNDEGELKTALTLYKVETMPQIHHQTFNFYCEDVDSFHTYLTNQGNKVGEIHGGDGMRFFDLFDLDGNILGVVTF, from the coding sequence ATGAAAACAGTTAAAAGAATTGATAGTGTTTTTGTCCCAGTAACAAATATTGAAAGATCAGAAAGGTGGTATATGGAGACTTTTCCTTTTAAAGTTGTTTACCGAAGCAGTGACGGGCAATATGTAGGTTTTCGATTTAATGATGAGGGGGAGTTGAAAACTGCCTTAACCTTATACAAGGTTGAAACAATGCCACAAATTCATCATCAAACCTTTAATTTTTACTGTGAAGATGTTGATAGTTTCCATACTTATTTAACAAATCAAGGGAATAAAGTAGGTGAAATCCATGGAGGAGATGGAATGAGATTCTTTGATTTGTTTGATCTTGACGGAAATATATTGGGTGTTGTGACATTTTAG
- a CDS encoding RNA polymerase sigma factor, whose protein sequence is MQPYINEFLPELKRYCHMLTGTPWDGDDLYQDTLLNIIKRSSKLSDHPNPKGYLFKTATNQWRDTIKKTKREVVDGEVSMAEKITDISLIDSIEVLISLLPFKQAAIILLTEYFGFKSKDIAELLEMTDGAVKAALNRGRTTLTKMKSVQIKSNEPIPTILNRLLNNLKKNDFQGIVTTYHILVSRGVKVNRDDQFFTFELYDPDGNRFFFKEKI, encoded by the coding sequence ATGCAGCCTTATATTAATGAATTTTTACCCGAATTGAAGCGGTATTGTCATATGTTAACAGGTACACCATGGGATGGTGATGATTTATATCAAGATACCTTGTTAAACATTATTAAACGCTCCTCTAAGCTCAGTGATCACCCTAATCCAAAAGGGTATCTTTTTAAAACAGCAACAAATCAATGGCGAGATACGATCAAAAAAACAAAGAGGGAGGTTGTTGATGGAGAAGTTAGTATGGCTGAAAAAATTACCGACATAAGTTTAATTGATTCTATAGAAGTACTCATTTCACTACTACCTTTCAAACAAGCTGCAATTATATTACTCACAGAATACTTCGGATTTAAGTCAAAAGATATTGCTGAATTATTAGAAATGACTGATGGGGCAGTTAAAGCTGCTTTAAATCGAGGTAGAACGACTTTAACAAAAATGAAAAGTGTTCAAATAAAGAGTAACGAACCTATACCAACGATCCTCAATCGTTTATTAAACAACTTAAAGAAAAATGATTTTCAGGGTATAGTTACTACTTATCATATCCTTGTTTCTCGAGGCGTAAAGGTAAATAGAGATGACCAGTTCTTTACATTTGAGTTGTATGATCCTGATGGGAATCGTTTTTTTTTCAAAGAAAAAATATAA
- a CDS encoding DUF5068 domain-containing protein, whose product MIKRKFLTMLSIGVLFLAACGDDEKASSEEKEEKPKMEETSTEEKAPEEEEKVEENTQTTGELNPIIAEETEGNVEVIYTNKEPNYTHDLDGFKVSVDEYQIVKVTDMNTDYNIAFDDQTEGYVITTKVTVNNTTDKPLYYTNFHKIQLSSNLDYIQNNGRKLVPEDQQIAKIKQNKDQISLFEAGETVTGLMTFILTNEELEKLKTVSTKYIIEGGVADNDMFKNSNQQHSDAFIFAFEGNETGNQTTSNFLQDRLTTDNMADKEMIFEETGINETKNIDKVNIQVDTVQYTVIEPTEASKPRFENFGDNGIVALTVKLNIDNQSTEPLRISGLGTKLNIDDNRATIFSEGMVEPRELEAISPGEKGEKLHVFLFRKDEFELYKKFDMEVGPFKGEDGKDLFKGKSATFSLPR is encoded by the coding sequence ATGATCAAAAGAAAATTTTTAACAATGCTTTCAATTGGAGTGTTATTTTTAGCAGCTTGTGGAGATGATGAAAAAGCATCATCAGAGGAAAAAGAAGAAAAGCCAAAAATGGAGGAAACAAGTACTGAAGAAAAAGCACCAGAAGAAGAAGAAAAAGTAGAAGAAAATACACAGACCACTGGTGAGTTAAATCCAATTATTGCTGAAGAAACAGAAGGTAATGTTGAAGTAATTTACACTAACAAAGAGCCTAATTATACTCATGATTTAGATGGTTTTAAAGTGAGTGTTGATGAATATCAGATCGTAAAAGTTACTGATATGAATACAGATTATAATATTGCTTTCGATGATCAAACAGAGGGATATGTTATTACAACAAAGGTAACGGTTAATAATACTACCGATAAACCATTGTATTATACAAATTTTCATAAAATACAATTAAGCAGTAACTTAGACTATATTCAAAATAACGGCAGAAAACTCGTGCCCGAAGATCAACAAATAGCTAAAATTAAACAGAACAAAGATCAAATTAGCTTATTTGAAGCTGGTGAAACTGTTACCGGATTAATGACATTTATCTTAACTAATGAAGAATTAGAAAAGTTAAAAACGGTTTCTACTAAATATATCATTGAAGGTGGAGTTGCTGACAATGATATGTTTAAAAATAGTAACCAGCAGCATTCAGATGCTTTTATTTTCGCTTTTGAAGGCAATGAAACAGGGAATCAAACAACATCAAACTTTTTACAAGATCGCTTAACAACAGATAATATGGCTGATAAGGAAATGATTTTTGAAGAGACAGGAATCAATGAAACAAAAAATATTGATAAGGTAAATATTCAAGTAGATACTGTGCAATACACTGTAATTGAGCCTACAGAAGCAAGTAAACCACGCTTTGAAAATTTTGGTGATAATGGAATTGTAGCCTTAACTGTTAAATTAAATATCGACAATCAATCCACTGAACCTTTAAGAATTAGTGGTCTTGGCACTAAACTTAATATTGATGATAATAGAGCAACAATATTTAGTGAAGGAATGGTGGAACCACGTGAACTAGAAGCAATTTCTCCTGGTGAAAAAGGTGAAAAACTTCATGTATT